Sequence from the Panicum virgatum strain AP13 chromosome 5N, P.virgatum_v5, whole genome shotgun sequence genome:
CCAGAGGGTACGGTAGCTTAGCTGCTACTGTCTCTCTGCCCCCTGAGTGGTTCTCCTGGATTCTGCATGTATTTTATTTTAAAGAGCACGATACTCCTGCTTTATTTTTAGCCGATGCTCGTGCCTTGAAGCTTTGTATTTCCAACTCCTACGCCTGGATCACcatgtcctccatctccatcgtcgtcgtcgtcgtcgtggggCGGCTGCAAGTTGGCCACGTCGCGCTCGTACAGGTCTTGTGCATGCCACGAACAGGTCACAGGCCTACAGATCGTCCAACGTTCGTTGGTGCCGGTCTCTGCTGGATGCCATGGCTGCTAGTACGTTTCCAGGTAAACTGTAGATCATGACACGGTAGCATGTTTGCAGCAGCTGCATTTGAGTGATTTCCTTGATCTGTTAACGTCAGTCAGGACCAGTGATCTTGCTACAGTTCAGACGGCGAGCGCTGACAAATCTGAAGATGGATCCGTCGAGACCATCAGAATCTCCGGCATTGAGTGTGCTCGCTGACGATGCCCGGGTTCGTGCTAGATACCAGCGTAGTACCAACAGCGACTAAACAAGCCAAACCAATCGCCTTTATTTCCCTCTTCCCGAAACCAAGAAAAGCACGGACGCTTGGAGTGTTGGTGATGGTGCTTACTCCACTCAGGAACAAAAAAACACAGATGCTTACTACTCCATTTGTACAAAAGAGAGCAGCAGCTAATATTCAGAACGGCCACACGCCCCGGTGGCCGGTGCTGCACTCCGCCGCGATCGGCGCCCGCCGCTGACATGccggccaggccgccgccgggctccaCTCGCCAGCGGCGCCCGACCTCGGAGCCCGGCGACGCGGAGCGCGGGTCTTGCGAATTCTTTACTGTTACTCAAAAGctggagcgcgcgcgcgcgcacacacacacacagagagagagagagagagagagagagagagagagagagagagatgcccTGTCTGTGGTGTGGTGGTTGCTTCGAGTTCGCACGACGTCTTGGCGTTGGGTGCGCTTTACAACCATTTCGTGGTGATCCTGACGAGCGACCAAAATCCGGCCCCTTTATATAAGGTGAGCCGCCGCGATCCTTGGTCATCGCAACCCAATCGGCAGCAGCCAAGTTCTCCAACCAAAACTCAGCGATCACCTGCTGCTAGCTCCTTCATCTGATCGAGCGCCATGGCCTGCACTCAGGTACGTACAATGTTCAGTAGCAGCAGTACATGTCATACGGTTCTGTGCTGTGTGCCAATGCAGCAATTGCCTCACCCACATTTTGACATTTATTTGGAATCGGCCGCTAACTTGTTGATGGTCGTCAGGAGGTGGTGTTCGACTTGAACCTGATCGAGAACAGCGCGCTGGAGGACGGCCTGGCCGGCTGGGCGCCGGTGGGCTCGTGCACGGCGCTGTCCGTGCACGAGGAGGAGCCGGCCAAGGTGCCGACGGAGACGATCAACGACGTCGGGGAGGACTACCGGCCGAGCGGCCGCTACATCCTCGCGTCCGGCCGCGCCGACGAGGCGGACGGCCTGCGCCAGGCGATCAAGGGCGCGCTCAAGCCCCGGGTCACGTACCGCGTCTCCGGGTGGAtcagcctcggcggcggcggcgccgccgaggggGCCGGCCACGCGGTGCGCGTCAACCTCCGCGTGGACGACGAGTGCGTCGTGGAGGGCGGCGCGGTGTGCGCCGAGGCCGGCAAGTGGGCGGAGATCAAGGGCGCGTTCCGGCTCAAGAagagcccgcgcgccgccgcggtgtaCGTGCAGGGCGCGCCCGCGGGCGTCGACGTGAAGGTGATGGACCTCCAGGTCTTCGCCACCGACCGCAAGGCACGGTTCAGGAAGCTCAGGAGGAAGACTGACAAGGTGAGTGAGCGTCTGCTGGTTGGTGGCCTCGATAGGCACTCGTACGTTGCTTACTCGCCACGCGAAGGACATTCTCGATcgcccgctgccgccaccaCACCAAGTCACCAAACATGCATTAAACAAGATTTCAAAAGTCTCTAGGCATTGAATTCACCGATGAGTGATGACCTCGTCGGTCCTGGTGCAGGTGCGCAAGCGCGACGTCGTCCTCAacttcggcggcgcggcggcgtcgggcatCTCCGGCGCGTCCGTCCGGGTGATGCAGATGGACAGCAGCTTCCCGTTCGGCGCGTGCATCAACCCCAGCGTCATCCAGAACCCGGCCTTCGTGGACTTCTTCACCAAGCACTTCGACTGGGCCGTGTTCGAGAACGAGCTCAAGTGGTACCACACGGAGGCGCAGCAGGGGCAGCTCAACTACGTCGACTCCGACGCGCTGCTCGACTTCTGCGACCGCTACGGCAAGCCGGTGCGCGGGCACTGCATCTTCTGGGCCGTCGAGAACACCGTCCAGCAGTGGGTGAAGAGCCTCGACAAGGACCAGCTcacggcggcggtgcagggccGCCTCCAGAGCCTGCTCACCCGCTACGCCGGCCGGTTCCCGCACTACGACGTCAACAACGAgatgctgcacggcagcttctACCGCGACCGGCTCGGCGACGACATCGACGCCTTCATGTtccgggaggcggcgcggctggaCCCGGGCGCCGCGCTGTTCGTCAACGACTACAACGTGGAGGGCGGCAACGACCCGAACGCGACGCCGGAGAAGTACATCGAGCAGATCGCGGCGCTGCAGCAGAAGGGCGCGCCCGTGGGCGGCATCGGCCTGCAGGGGCACGTCACCAACCCGGTCGGGGAGGTCATCTGCGACGCGCTCGACAAGctctccgccgccaccgaccTCCCCGTCTGGCTCACCGAGCTGGACGTGTGCGAGTCCGACGTGGACCTCCGCGCCGACGACCTCGAGGTGGTGCTCCGGGAGGCGTAAGCGCACCCGGCCGTCGAGGGCGTCGTGTTCTGGGGGTTCCTGCAGGGGCACATGTGGCGCCAGGACGCGTGCCTCGTCAACTCCGACGGCACCGTCAACGACGCCGGCGAAAGGCCAGTGACTGCCTGATTAAACTGACCGGTGGCTGCCTGATCGATCGGTGACTCTTACCTGTGTTCCTCTGCACGACCTGCAGGTTCGTGGATCTCCGGAGGGAGTGGACGTCGCACGCGCGCGGGCTCATCGACAGCGCCGGACACTTCAAGTTCAGGGGGTACCACGGCACCTACGTCGTGCagctcgccacggcgacggGGAAGGTGCACAAGACCTTCTCCGTGGAGAAAGGGGACACCCCTCTCGTGCTGGACATGAACCTTTGACGTAACGATCGCTGCTACCATCCGCCACACCCGGCCTAGTTACATTACATACAGCCTTTGAAACGAAGGTCCTAGTTATACTGATATCATACACGTATATATTATGTATATTGATTTGATCGAACGGAGTGCGAAAGGAAATGTACCGCAAGCAGAAGGCACTCTGTAATTTTACAATTCTACGATTGGGTATTGTAAGAGAAACTTAAGGTATTGTACTCCCTTAAGAATTATTGGTGATGATGAATAAAGTGAACGAGCTATTCCTCGTTTTATTGCAAACCCTACACTACAGGGTGTTCTCTATGACTGCTCCTACATACAGTTATAGTTTTTCTAATAGGATTAATCAGCtctttaatttattattagTCATATTAATTTGGCTAACCTTTTAACTATATGTATAAATAAATATCTAATAAACGAGAATATTATGGAAGTAACTGATGGGAAATAAATATGCGGATGCGATTCCAATGGGAGCTAGGACAACATAGTATTACGGGGGCCGCTAATTCGCAGGCGCGCGCTGAGATCGTTTGCAGCGAGCGATTCTTAACAATCCCAAACTTTTCAATTTTGGAAAGTTTTAGTTCCCACAACTTTCTATTTTTGGAATATCATAACTTATATACAGTATTTAGGCACGTAACTTCTTGTCGATAACTTCTTACGGAATAATTTTGTTGCACAACTTTTTACAACATACACaccatatatatagttataacTTGTAGGAACAAATTTTAAATGACAACTTAGCAGAAAgttataatatatatatgtataactTGCACGCATAATTTTTTTCACAACATGTTCTCCTGTGATAATTTTGTATCACAATTTTTGTGTCATATGCGACTTATACAATAACTGTTGTTAGGTAACTTATAGATGTAATTTACACACATAAATTACAGACATAAACAATATACATGTAAGCAATAATAGTATAAAATTTAATTgaataaagaaaaaataaaaaaaggaaaagcgaTCCGACGGTCACACGTCTTGGAGGTGAGCCCACATGCGTGCGCAGTCCGCCGGTGCATGTGTGCATCGCTTGCTAGGAGCGATCCTAGCGAGCGAGCGCAGAATCAGCTTCGCGTAGTATTACTTAGGACTCAATAAATCCAATAAGAATTGTAAGATTAAGTTACATGTCTTTATAGGTTGATGAAGGACAAAAACAACATTCAGTGCGTGGCCATGCTCCCTGTGGCCCTTTTAAGTTTTAAGCTCGAGAGGTTAACCAACGGTGCCTCTGCCTCACCAGCTAATTTACAATCGTTTATGCAGGGATGATCCAGCAATAGATTCACGACCAGGTGAAAATTTCTTTCTTAGGCCTCATTCCTCtcttccaatttcgaaccatcaCAAGCTCAATGTGCCAGCTAAGGTCCCATTTGAATATGGTAAAATAGGAGGGCTAAAATTTAGCCCTACAAGAGGGGAGGAGAACTCTGGAGGTCATTGGACAAACCTCTAAAGTAGGCAACCAGGGTTCAAATCCTCGTGGTGTCGTTCTTACTCGATTTTGAGAGAAGACACTGATCGCGCGTTATCATAGGTAGACTATTCTAGCCTTTGTCCTTCTAAAGTTTATCCCTATGTATTCTAATAGTCTAAACATAGTCTAATCAAAGCTAATGGTTTCTAACTACTAATTAGTTATTATCTATGCAATTAGCTCATATTTGGTTCTTATTTTTGACATTTAAATAAGAGGATTAAATTTTAGTCCTAGAATCCAAATGGGACTTAATGCATATGCCCTCTCCCCCTCTTTCCCCATTCCTCATTTTTCTTTCCGAATTTTGCACCCATGATCTCTAAACCAAAACTTTACTTCTCAATTCCCAGAATAGTAAAATAAATTTAGATTCAATcaaataaatttaaataaaaaatactacAAATTTATGTAATGAAAATATAcaaatttatgcaaactttatGTGACAAATATTATGTACATAATTAATATAACAAAAGATACAAAGAAAATTTTAAACAAAACAATGGGAAAATGATACAAAattatgaaagaaaaaaataaaaagttgaAACATATGATTGAAAAAATTTCATAAAACTTTTGGAAACAATAATTTgtgaaataaatttgaaataaaaatggagacaatttttagaaataaaaaaatccaaGAATGGAAGAAAAACTTGCGGACTGCGGCAACAAAAATGTTGTAGGAAAAAATTGGAagacaaaaaaaagaagaatattttttttagggAAAAGCTAAGGATGGATCTGGACCGGACAAAGTTGTAGAAAAAAATTTGTGAGTAAAAAGGTAAAAAGGGAGAAAAGTCCTCAATCTGCCACTCTAGCGAGGGTGTATTAACATAAATAAATACATTCAGTAAAACGAtaaattttttcacaaaaaaaatgaaacgaTATATTTTTGTGTGTCAAATTCACTCTCTAGCCTTCTAGATGATCGTCCACATGCAGGGCCCTCTAGGGTCAATTGAAGCGCCTTTCGAGGATGTCAAGATATATGTTCGACGGCGCAAGGAACCCACGATTCTGCCGAACTTATCGATCCATCATCCAGCTAGCGTTCTGGACATGAAGTCATGGCGACCTGCATATGCGAGTTCGCTAAGCATTAACGATCCGCCGCCATTGCTACCTTTTCGGAGCACAACATGTGGGTGGTGTTGAATGCTTCCCGGGCAAGAACTCCGGCCGCCCATGCGTTGCTTGGGTCGGCTGTGCCTGTGCCGTCCAGAACGAAAATCGGCGGCGCGTgcggatcgccgccgccgctcctccgatCCGATCCATGGATGCGTACGTCCATCGTGATCGGTCGGTCGAGATGACGACGGTCGAGGGCTCCCGGTAGATCTCGACATCTCGAGAGCTCGCAACAAGAGATATGATCGAGGCTGAATGAACACGACGATGTGGAGAGAGGTTTGCATTGCAGCCACGCCGCTTTCGGACACGATGCCACGCAAGTGACGCGAGCGCCGTGGCCTCAGCGCCAGCCCGTGCTACAGCTGCCTGCTCCGCTCGTCCACGCGACAGGCCGGCTCGCTCGCGCCTGACATCGATCCTCGTCTTCGTTCCTTAGCTTGACCGTGCAAGTAATGGGGCGGCTGCTGGAACGACCTGCGTGCAAGTCGTCGTAGGCTCGTAGCAGTAGACAACCGTTAAAGTTCATGTAAACACGGGCCCATCGTGCGTCTTGTTGCAAGCCCAGGTCGCGATCGTATTGGCGTTCCCATGCAACTGGCCTGGCCGCCGGCAGCCGAAGGGGTCGATCGAGCAACTTTTACTCCTCCCAAAGGCAAGAAAAGGATCGGAACCCGGGCATGCTCGTcggacgtcgtcgtcgccggtgaTCATTACCGAGACAGACCAATTAACAAAGCTAATAATAAGGACCGCCACGATGACAGTACAGTACTCGGTACCTCTCTGAGACGTGGGCCGCCGGCCGGTCCTGGCCCCGCACGTCGGCGACGAGCCGACGAcgcggcccggccggccggggatCCGGCGTGCCCGCGCACGCGTTGCCCAAACTTGACTGTTATACAAAAGATAGGCGAAAGATACGGG
This genomic interval carries:
- the LOC120676151 gene encoding endo-1,4-beta-xylanase 1-like, whose amino-acid sequence is MACTQEVVFDLNLIENSALEDGLAGWAPVGSCTALSVHEEEPAKVPTETINDVGEDYRPSGRYILASGRADEADGLRQAIKGALKPRVTYRVSGWISLGGGGAAEGAGHAVRVNLRVDDECVVEGGAVCAEAGKWAEIKGAFRLKKSPRAAAVYVQGAPAGVDVKVMDLQVFATDRKARFRKLRRKTDKVRKRDVVLNFGGAAASGISGASVRVMQMDSSFPFGACINPSVIQNPAFVDFFTKHFDWAVFENELKWYHTEAQQGQLNYVDSDALLDFCDRYGKPVRGHCIFWAVENTVQQWVKSLDKDQLTAAVQGRLQSLLTRYAGRFPHYDVNNEMLHGSFYRDRLGDDIDAFMFREAARLDPGAALFVNDYNVEGGNDPNATPEKYIEQIAALQQKGAPVGGIGLQGHVTNPVGEVICDALDKLSAATDLPVWLTELDVCESDVDLRADDLEVVLREA